In Zingiber officinale cultivar Zhangliang chromosome 6A, Zo_v1.1, whole genome shotgun sequence, a single genomic region encodes these proteins:
- the LOC121994499 gene encoding transcription factor SPEECHLESS-like isoform X2 yields the protein MGEVGLFSYLFEQTDMVGDSPPEDLFSILETFEDAVSGSKERAPFGPKTTTLVASQVIGSRSRTLEVGADERHASKKRRKLDSPAAEDPGSQDGQQKTSHITVERNRRKQMNEHLSVLRSLMPCFYAKRGDQASIIGGVVDYIKELQQVLHSLKAKKQRKAYSEAISPRPVCSSPRPPPPSPRMALPISPKTPQPAESSPSFSSVVATTAANSKSAVAEVVVKFSGPNVILKTVSHRIPGQALKIIAALEGLAMEILHVSISTNVNEDTVLNSFTIKIGIECELSAEELAQEIQQTFL from the exons ATGGGAGAAGTAGGCCTTTTTTCCTATCTCTTCGAGCAAACTGATATGGTAGGTGACTCCCCGCCGGAGGACTTATTTAGCATCCTCGAGACGTTTGAGGATGCCGTCAGTGGTAGCAAAGAGAGAGCTCCCTTTGGCCCCAAAACGACGACTCTGGTTGCTTCTCAAGTAATTGGCTCGCGCTCCAGGACTCTCGAGGTCGGCGCCGACGAACGCCACGCTTCGAAGAAGCGAAGAAAGCTGGATTCGCCGGCGGCGGAAGACCCCGGCAGCCAAGATGGGCAGCAGAAGACGTCCCACATTACGGTGGAGCGCAACCGGAGGAAGCAAATGAACGAGCACCTGTCGGTGCTCCGCTCCCTGATGCCTTGCTTCTACGCAAAGAGA GGAGATCAAGCATCCATCATAGGAGGAGTTGTTGATTACATCAAAGAGTTGCAGCAGGTTCTACACTCCCTGAAGGCCAAGAAGCAGAGAAAAGCCTACAGCGAGGCGATAAGTCCAAGGCCTGTTTGCTCCAGCCCCAGGCCGCCGCCACCGAGCCCGAGAATGGCTCTCCCGATAAGTCCGAAGACTCCTCAGCCCG CAGAGTCATCTCCTTCTTTTAGTAGCGTCGTCGCCACCACCGCGGCGAACTCCAAGTCGGCGGTGGCAGAGGTGGTGGTGAAGTTCTCGGGCCCGAATGTGATTTTGAAGACGGTGTCGCATCGCATCCCCGGGCAAGCTCTCAAGATAATCGCGGCGCTCGAGGGCCTCGCTATGGAGATTCTCCACGTGAGCATCAGCACCAACGTTAACGAAGACACCGTGCTCAACTCCTTCACTATTAAG ATTGGAATCGAATGCGAGCTGAGTGCTGAAGAACTCGCGCAAGAAATCCAACAAACATTCTTGTAA
- the LOC121994499 gene encoding transcription factor SPEECHLESS-like isoform X1 yields MGEVGLFSYLFEQTDMVGDSPPEDLFSILETFEDAVSGSKERAPFGPKTTTLVASQVIGSRSRTLEVGADERHASKKRRKLDSPAAEDPGSQDGQQKTSHITVERNRRKQMNEHLSVLRSLMPCFYAKRGDQASIIGGVVDYIKELQQVLHSLKAKKQRKAYSEAISPRPVCSSPRPPPPSPRMALPISPKTPQPGKPYMPSIQLPPHAQHQAYLSPTVLQAAESSPSFSSVVATTAANSKSAVAEVVVKFSGPNVILKTVSHRIPGQALKIIAALEGLAMEILHVSISTNVNEDTVLNSFTIKIGIECELSAEELAQEIQQTFL; encoded by the exons ATGGGAGAAGTAGGCCTTTTTTCCTATCTCTTCGAGCAAACTGATATGGTAGGTGACTCCCCGCCGGAGGACTTATTTAGCATCCTCGAGACGTTTGAGGATGCCGTCAGTGGTAGCAAAGAGAGAGCTCCCTTTGGCCCCAAAACGACGACTCTGGTTGCTTCTCAAGTAATTGGCTCGCGCTCCAGGACTCTCGAGGTCGGCGCCGACGAACGCCACGCTTCGAAGAAGCGAAGAAAGCTGGATTCGCCGGCGGCGGAAGACCCCGGCAGCCAAGATGGGCAGCAGAAGACGTCCCACATTACGGTGGAGCGCAACCGGAGGAAGCAAATGAACGAGCACCTGTCGGTGCTCCGCTCCCTGATGCCTTGCTTCTACGCAAAGAGA GGAGATCAAGCATCCATCATAGGAGGAGTTGTTGATTACATCAAAGAGTTGCAGCAGGTTCTACACTCCCTGAAGGCCAAGAAGCAGAGAAAAGCCTACAGCGAGGCGATAAGTCCAAGGCCTGTTTGCTCCAGCCCCAGGCCGCCGCCACCGAGCCCGAGAATGGCTCTCCCGATAAGTCCGAAGACTCCTCAGCCCGGTAAACCTTACATGCCGAGCATTCAATTACCTCCACATGCACAGCATCAGGCTTACCTTTCCCCTACCGTACTTCAAGCAGCAGAGTCATCTCCTTCTTTTAGTAGCGTCGTCGCCACCACCGCGGCGAACTCCAAGTCGGCGGTGGCAGAGGTGGTGGTGAAGTTCTCGGGCCCGAATGTGATTTTGAAGACGGTGTCGCATCGCATCCCCGGGCAAGCTCTCAAGATAATCGCGGCGCTCGAGGGCCTCGCTATGGAGATTCTCCACGTGAGCATCAGCACCAACGTTAACGAAGACACCGTGCTCAACTCCTTCACTATTAAG ATTGGAATCGAATGCGAGCTGAGTGCTGAAGAACTCGCGCAAGAAATCCAACAAACATTCTTGTAA